From Brevibacillus marinus, a single genomic window includes:
- a CDS encoding glucose 1-dehydrogenase: MQLSGKVAIVTGAGSGMGKAIARRFADQGAKLVVADINARAAEQTASELAGAALPVAVDVAEEQQVRELVEQAVGAYGQIDILVNSAGVPMAFTPIEEVDVAQWERILNVNVKSIFLTCKYAVPHLKKRAGGAIINIASIAGVRARPGLNAYCASKGAAIMLTKALALELAPYQIRVNVVNPGPADTPMLSKFISGEPDQVAQQTKEIFVNSVPLGRLIAPEQIAEACLYLASDLAMMVTGEVLNVDGGRGI, translated from the coding sequence ATGCAGTTGAGCGGAAAAGTGGCGATCGTGACCGGGGCCGGTTCGGGGATGGGCAAAGCGATCGCCAGGCGGTTCGCGGACCAGGGCGCGAAACTGGTTGTCGCGGATATCAATGCGCGGGCGGCAGAGCAAACGGCGAGCGAACTGGCCGGGGCAGCCCTGCCGGTCGCCGTGGATGTCGCGGAGGAGCAGCAGGTGCGCGAGCTGGTGGAACAAGCCGTCGGCGCCTACGGCCAGATCGACATTCTGGTGAACAGCGCCGGTGTGCCGATGGCGTTTACCCCGATTGAAGAGGTGGATGTGGCGCAATGGGAACGGATCCTCAACGTCAACGTGAAGTCGATCTTCCTGACGTGCAAATACGCGGTGCCCCATTTGAAGAAGCGGGCAGGCGGCGCGATCATCAACATCGCCTCGATCGCCGGCGTGCGGGCCAGGCCCGGCCTCAACGCCTACTGCGCGTCCAAGGGGGCGGCGATCATGCTGACCAAGGCGCTGGCCCTGGAACTGGCGCCCTACCAGATCCGCGTAAATGTGGTCAATCCGGGTCCCGCCGATACGCCGATGCTGAGCAAATTCATCAGCGGCGAGCCGGATCAGGTTGCACAGCAAACGAAAGAGATCTTCGTCAACAGCGTTCCGCTGGGGCGGCTGATTGCGCCGGAGCAGATCGCGGAAGCCTGCCTGTACCTGGCGAGCGACCTGGCGATGATGGTGACCGGCGAAGTGCTGAACGTGGACGGCGGCCGGGGGATCTAG
- a CDS encoding energy-coupling factor transporter ATPase yields the protein MTQEALIHVEGVSFAYRINQSASIPVLENVTFSVRPGEYLAIIGHNGSGKSTLAKLLNGILIPASGNVWVAGMNTREKALLRAIRQCVGMVFQHPDNQLVATIVEDDVAFGLENIGVPPEEMQRRVEEALQAVGMSSFRDRPPHHLSGGQKQRVAIAGILAMQPRCIVLDEATSMLDSYGRQEILAVIGKLRRQGMTIVTVTHHMSEVAEADRVIVLEAGRIVLEGTPRELFREQQKLHALHLDVPQASQLARRIYEAYPPFHPDLIRKDEVVAEVERHTLPQREVSGS from the coding sequence ATGACACAGGAAGCGCTGATTCACGTAGAGGGCGTCTCTTTTGCCTACCGGATCAATCAGTCTGCGAGCATACCGGTGCTCGAGAACGTCACGTTTTCGGTGCGGCCGGGGGAGTATCTGGCGATCATCGGCCACAACGGTTCCGGCAAATCGACGCTCGCCAAGCTGCTCAACGGCATTCTCATTCCTGCCTCCGGCAATGTCTGGGTGGCCGGTATGAACACGCGCGAAAAAGCGCTGCTCCGGGCAATCCGCCAGTGTGTCGGCATGGTTTTTCAACATCCCGACAACCAGCTTGTGGCCACGATCGTGGAAGACGATGTCGCCTTTGGTTTGGAGAATATCGGCGTTCCGCCAGAGGAAATGCAGCGGAGAGTGGAGGAGGCGCTGCAAGCGGTGGGGATGAGCAGCTTCCGTGACCGGCCGCCGCACCATTTGTCCGGCGGGCAGAAGCAGCGTGTGGCGATCGCCGGAATCCTGGCGATGCAGCCGCGCTGTATCGTCCTGGACGAAGCAACGAGCATGTTGGACTCGTACGGGCGCCAGGAGATTCTGGCTGTCATCGGCAAGCTGCGCCGGCAGGGAATGACCATCGTGACGGTGACGCACCACATGTCTGAAGTGGCCGAGGCGGATCGCGTGATCGTGTTGGAAGCAGGGCGCATTGTGCTCGAGGGGACGCCGCGTGAGCTGTTCCGTGAGCAGCAAAAACTGCATGCGCTGCACCTTGACGTCCCCCAGGCCAGCCAGCTCGCGCGGCGCATTTATGAAGCGTATCCGCCGTTTCATCCCGACCTGATCCGCAAAGACGAGGTGGTCGCGGAAGTGGAACGGCACACGCTGCCACAGAGGGAGGTGAGCGGCTCGTGA
- a CDS encoding energy-coupling factor transporter ATPase has protein sequence MSQPILTVSDLRHTYMKGTPLEHQALAGVNMVVNRGECVAIIGHTGSGKSTLIQHFNGLLLPQSGKVVVDGFDLSQPNLPVKALRQKVGLVFQNPEDQIFEKLVGDDVAYGPLKLGLPLKEVAQRVRWAMELVGLSFDELKDRATFALSGGQKRKVALAGVLALKPSILVLDEPTAGMDPRSRKELLERIKRLNREEQLTLIFVTHNMEEVALLADRVYVLAGGRDVVNGTPREIFSNKALVAEHQIGTPETVEILHALHDRGYPVNTGEFTVEGAAREILALFPAVRR, from the coding sequence GTGAGCCAACCCATCCTTACCGTCTCCGATCTGCGGCACACGTACATGAAAGGAACGCCGCTGGAACATCAAGCACTTGCGGGGGTAAACATGGTGGTCAACCGGGGGGAGTGCGTCGCGATCATCGGGCATACGGGGTCGGGCAAGTCCACCCTGATCCAGCACTTTAATGGCCTTCTGCTGCCGCAGTCGGGCAAAGTGGTCGTGGACGGGTTTGATCTTAGCCAGCCCAACCTGCCGGTGAAAGCGCTGCGGCAAAAGGTGGGCCTTGTCTTTCAAAATCCGGAAGACCAGATCTTCGAGAAGCTGGTCGGTGACGATGTGGCGTACGGACCGTTGAAGTTGGGACTTCCGCTCAAGGAGGTGGCGCAGCGGGTCCGCTGGGCGATGGAGCTGGTCGGGCTCTCGTTTGATGAGTTGAAAGACCGGGCGACCTTCGCGTTAAGCGGCGGTCAGAAGCGGAAGGTGGCTCTGGCAGGTGTGCTCGCTCTGAAGCCGAGCATCCTCGTGCTCGATGAGCCGACGGCGGGAATGGATCCCCGCTCGCGAAAGGAACTGCTGGAGCGGATCAAACGGCTGAACCGGGAGGAACAACTGACGCTGATTTTCGTCACGCACAACATGGAGGAGGTGGCGCTGTTGGCCGACCGGGTGTATGTGCTGGCCGGAGGACGAGATGTCGTGAACGGTACGCCGCGGGAGATCTTCAGCAACAAAGCGCTGGTGGCCGAGCACCAGATTGGCACGCCGGAGACGGTGGAAATCCTGCATGCGCTGCATGACCGGGGGTACCCGGTCAACACTGGGGAGTTTACCGTGGAGGGAGCCGCCCGCGAGATCTTGGCTCTCTTTCCAGCAGTCAGGAGGTGA
- a CDS encoding energy-coupling factor transporter transmembrane component T family protein, giving the protein MAAEFELTRNITIGQYLPTGSLIHRLDPRFKLAVFAILVVAIAICDTYVGNLLALVFCIWLFRLARIPLSYGLSGIKPALPFIIILALLQLLFYGEVASGGTIYVEYGIVKITSASIKLVIVSALRFIEIIFLSSVLTLSTSTTQLTHGMQSLLRPLGKVRFPVHAFSLVITIAIRFVPTFALEMEKMMKAQASRGAEFGSGEWWRIVRRTRDMFPLIIPLFNVALARAEDLILAMEARCYTPGGERTVFTHYKAKPLDYLVLAGGIAFAAILLGVPYPS; this is encoded by the coding sequence GTGGCAGCGGAGTTTGAACTAACGCGCAATATCACGATCGGGCAGTACCTGCCGACCGGATCGTTGATCCATCGACTGGATCCCCGCTTCAAGCTGGCTGTGTTCGCGATCCTGGTTGTGGCCATCGCCATTTGCGACACGTATGTGGGCAATCTTCTCGCGCTGGTGTTTTGCATCTGGTTGTTCCGCCTCGCCAGGATACCGCTGTCGTACGGATTGTCCGGGATTAAACCGGCGCTGCCGTTTATCATCATCCTCGCGCTGCTGCAGTTGTTGTTCTACGGAGAAGTTGCGAGCGGCGGCACGATCTATGTTGAATACGGGATCGTCAAAATCACCAGTGCGAGCATCAAACTGGTCATCGTGTCGGCGCTGCGTTTTATTGAAATCATCTTTCTTTCCAGTGTCCTTACGCTGAGCACCTCCACGACCCAGCTGACCCACGGCATGCAGAGTTTGCTGCGGCCATTGGGAAAAGTCCGCTTTCCCGTGCACGCTTTTTCCCTGGTGATTACGATTGCGATTCGCTTCGTCCCCACCTTCGCCCTGGAAATGGAGAAGATGATGAAGGCACAGGCTTCGCGGGGAGCCGAATTCGGAAGCGGTGAGTGGTGGCGGATCGTCAGGCGGACGCGCGATATGTTTCCCTTGATCATCCCCCTGTTCAACGTGGCGCTTGCCCGGGCCGAAGATTTGATCCTGGCGATGGAAGCGCGCTGCTACACGCCCGGCGGGGAGCGTACCGTTTTTACCCATTATAAGGCAAAACCGCTTGATTATCTGGTGCTCGCCGGCGGGATCGCCTTCGCGGCAATCCTGCTGGGCGTGCCGTACCCGTCCTAG
- a CDS encoding ECF transporter S component has product MEKGLTVRKIVVAGVLGAVAILLGVTRLGFIPVPTAAGNATIMHIPAIIGGIMEGWGVGLIIGLIFGVTSFLNATIPLFKDPLVAILPRLFIGVVAYFTYVGLRQVNQYLAIGVAGFVGSITNTLLVLLMAVIRGYMAPAVAVTVAVTNGISEAIVSVIITLAVVAAWMKLGAGRQKSKVSGDL; this is encoded by the coding sequence ATGGAAAAGGGATTGACCGTGCGCAAGATTGTCGTTGCGGGGGTGTTGGGAGCGGTGGCGATCCTGTTGGGCGTCACCCGGCTCGGCTTCATCCCGGTACCCACCGCCGCCGGCAACGCAACGATCATGCACATCCCGGCGATCATCGGCGGAATTATGGAGGGGTGGGGTGTCGGACTGATAATCGGTCTTATTTTCGGTGTTACCTCTTTTCTCAATGCGACCATTCCCTTGTTTAAAGATCCGCTGGTGGCTATCCTGCCACGCTTGTTTATCGGGGTTGTCGCCTATTTTACCTACGTCGGTCTGAGACAGGTGAACCAATATCTGGCGATTGGCGTTGCCGGATTTGTCGGCTCCATCACCAACACCCTGCTCGTCCTGCTGATGGCGGTGATTCGCGGCTACATGGCACCCGCTGTCGCTGTCACGGTTGCGGTCACCAATGGCATTTCGGAAGCGATCGTTTCCGTGATCATCACGCTGGCGGTGGTAGCCGCCTGGATGAAGCTGGGCGCAGGCAGGCAGAAATCGAAAGTGTCTGGTGATCTGTAA
- a CDS encoding P1 family peptidase, protein MGDKRSIVDVPGIKVGHAQDEEALTGVTVVLAEKGATAGVDVRGSAPGTRETDLLKPENLVQQVHAICLCGGSAFGLDACSGVMQYLEERGIGLDVGVARVPIVPGAVLFDLSIGDSTVRPDQKMGYRAAKAASTDPVAEGNVGAGTGATVGKLAGMGRAMKSGLGTSSLTLPNGLIVGAIVAVNAVGEVRDPQTNQLLAGARDDDGKIKESRFWMREQLTLPIPPGTNTTIAVVASNANLTKTQANKVAQIAHNGLARTIHPIHTMNDGDTIFALATGGVDASVDVVGAFSADVLAEAVVRAVRAASAAGGLPASRDLL, encoded by the coding sequence ATGGGTGACAAGCGAAGCATCGTTGACGTACCGGGTATCAAGGTCGGGCATGCGCAGGACGAAGAAGCGCTGACCGGCGTCACCGTCGTGTTGGCGGAGAAGGGAGCGACTGCGGGCGTCGACGTGCGCGGATCTGCTCCCGGGACCCGCGAGACGGATTTGCTCAAGCCGGAAAACCTGGTCCAACAGGTGCACGCGATTTGTCTTTGCGGCGGAAGCGCCTTTGGCCTCGATGCATGCAGCGGAGTGATGCAGTACCTGGAGGAGCGGGGCATCGGCCTCGATGTGGGCGTGGCCCGCGTGCCCATCGTACCGGGGGCGGTCCTGTTCGACCTGTCCATCGGCGATTCCACCGTCCGGCCTGATCAGAAAATGGGGTATCGGGCTGCAAAGGCAGCCAGTACGGATCCGGTTGCGGAAGGAAATGTGGGGGCCGGAACGGGGGCTACGGTGGGCAAGTTGGCCGGTATGGGGCGGGCGATGAAAAGCGGACTGGGGACCAGTTCGCTCACGCTGCCCAACGGCCTGATCGTCGGCGCGATCGTCGCGGTGAATGCGGTGGGGGAGGTGCGTGACCCGCAGACGAATCAACTGTTGGCAGGGGCGCGTGACGACGACGGAAAGATCAAGGAAAGCCGCTTCTGGATGCGGGAACAGCTGACCCTGCCGATTCCCCCCGGGACCAACACGACGATCGCGGTCGTGGCCAGCAATGCCAACCTGACCAAGACTCAAGCCAATAAAGTGGCGCAAATCGCCCATAACGGGCTGGCGCGAACGATCCATCCGATCCATACGATGAACGATGGAGACACGATTTTTGCGCTGGCTACCGGCGGGGTTGACGCGAGTGTCGATGTGGTCGGCGCTTTTTCCGCAGATGTGCTGGCGGAAGCGGTTGTGCGTGCGGTCCGGGCAGCCAGCGCAGCCGGAGGACTGCCGGCGAGCCGTGACCTACTTTGA
- a CDS encoding M20 family metallopeptidase, with translation MSLDRVGMFVEEKEVVALAQQLIRIPSVYRPGVAGGNEERVARYVEALLRDLGLTVYYEEVEPGRPNVIAYYDSGKPGKTLLLEAHTDVVTEGDMDGWSYDPFGAAIANGRIYGRGACDTKGNLAAAICAVKTIQRAQIPFQGRILLCIPCDEEGMMIGIKHFIRRGWANGVDGAIICEPEENQLCITQKGAMRAIVKTYGKMAHGAMPLTGINPNTRMVRLLLRLEQLEQAEKERLGEHPMLGWPSITPTVVQAPVKGEPQLNVMPDQCLAMLDIRTVPGQDHGELRMKMEAILEELAREDRDFRATLEVIEDRPWTQTAKDDPVVQAVAESYQAITRKKPVYNGVPGATDGTYLHQAGVPIITTGAGDRHIPHHADEYVAVDQLVETTHLYARSALAFLGA, from the coding sequence ATGTCACTTGACCGTGTCGGCATGTTTGTCGAGGAGAAGGAGGTTGTTGCGCTGGCGCAGCAGTTGATCCGCATTCCCAGCGTCTATCGACCGGGGGTGGCCGGGGGCAATGAAGAGCGCGTTGCCCGTTATGTGGAAGCACTGCTGCGCGATCTCGGTCTGACTGTCTATTACGAAGAGGTGGAACCTGGACGACCGAACGTGATCGCCTACTACGACTCCGGCAAGCCGGGCAAAACCTTGCTGTTGGAAGCGCACACCGATGTGGTCACAGAGGGAGATATGGACGGCTGGAGTTATGATCCGTTTGGCGCAGCGATCGCCAATGGGCGGATATACGGGCGCGGTGCATGTGACACGAAAGGGAATCTCGCTGCCGCGATTTGCGCGGTAAAAACGATTCAGCGCGCGCAAATCCCGTTTCAGGGACGGATTTTGTTGTGCATCCCCTGCGATGAGGAAGGGATGATGATCGGGATCAAGCACTTCATCCGCCGCGGTTGGGCCAATGGCGTGGATGGCGCGATTATTTGCGAGCCGGAAGAAAACCAGCTCTGCATCACTCAGAAAGGAGCGATGCGGGCGATTGTCAAAACGTACGGCAAAATGGCCCACGGCGCGATGCCGTTGACCGGGATCAACCCCAACACGCGAATGGTCCGGCTGCTGCTCAGACTGGAACAGCTGGAGCAAGCGGAAAAAGAACGCCTCGGCGAACACCCGATGTTGGGCTGGCCCAGCATTACCCCGACCGTGGTGCAAGCGCCGGTAAAAGGGGAACCGCAGTTGAACGTGATGCCGGATCAGTGCCTCGCCATGCTCGATATCCGCACCGTGCCGGGGCAGGATCACGGGGAGTTGCGGATGAAAATGGAAGCCATCCTGGAAGAGCTGGCGCGGGAAGATCGCGACTTTCGCGCCACGCTCGAGGTGATCGAGGACCGGCCCTGGACGCAGACTGCCAAGGACGATCCGGTCGTTCAGGCGGTAGCCGAATCGTATCAGGCGATCACGCGGAAAAAACCGGTCTACAACGGCGTTCCCGGCGCAACCGACGGAACGTATCTGCATCAGGCGGGTGTCCCGATCATCACCACGGGCGCCGGCGACCGCCACATCCCGCACCATGCCGACGAGTACGTCGCAGTGGATCAGCTGGTGGAAACGACACACCTCTACGCCCGCTCGGCACTGGCCTTTCTCGGAGCATGA
- a CDS encoding DUF2203 domain-containing protein, with translation MEKRYFTVEEANDLLPLLEQELRRLKQLKEEYQQLHQELRLFQQLHSHLQQSRYYQDTVFMLECKLEFKAIEAQMLIEALAKRGVQIKDIDVGLVDFPAILQGEEVLLCWKLGEASVAHYHGIHEGFAGRKRIDEA, from the coding sequence ATGGAAAAGAGGTATTTTACCGTGGAGGAAGCGAACGACCTTCTGCCTCTCCTGGAACAAGAATTGCGGCGCCTGAAGCAACTAAAAGAAGAATATCAGCAATTACATCAGGAACTGCGGCTGTTTCAGCAGCTGCACAGCCATTTGCAGCAGAGTAGATACTACCAAGACACCGTCTTTATGCTGGAATGCAAACTGGAGTTCAAAGCGATCGAAGCGCAGATGCTGATCGAGGCATTGGCCAAGCGAGGTGTGCAAATAAAAGATATTGACGTCGGATTGGTTGACTTTCCGGCGATTCTGCAAGGCGAGGAAGTGTTATTGTGCTGGAAGTTGGGGGAAGCGAGCGTGGCTCACTATCACGGCATTCACGAAGGATTTGCCGGCAGGAAGCGGATCGATGAGGCGTAA
- the trpS gene encoding tryptophan--tRNA ligase has translation MKRIFSGVQPSGNLTIGNYLGAIKQFVQLQHEAEALYCVVDLHALTVPQDPDELRKRSREIARIYLACGVDPQKATIFLQSHVKEHAELGWLLQCATYMGELSRMTQFKDKSSGKSAVHVGLFTYPVLMAADILLYDTTHVPVGEDQKQHIELTRDIAERFNHRYGEVFVIPEAEIQAFGARIMALDDPSKKMSKSAESEASRIAILEPVDVFRKKIMRAVTDTDNEIRFDPERKPGISNLLTIYSLFADEPVESLVERYAGQGYGTLKKDLVEVMSEKLGAIQRRYEQWNDEAELDRILARGAEKARSLAEQTLNRVKDAMGLVRFS, from the coding sequence GTGAAACGTATTTTTTCTGGCGTACAACCATCAGGGAATTTGACGATTGGCAACTACCTGGGAGCAATCAAACAGTTTGTCCAACTGCAGCACGAAGCGGAGGCGCTGTACTGCGTCGTCGACCTGCACGCCTTAACCGTTCCGCAAGATCCGGACGAACTGCGCAAGCGATCCCGCGAGATCGCCCGGATTTACTTGGCTTGCGGCGTGGACCCGCAGAAAGCGACGATTTTCCTGCAGTCACACGTGAAAGAACACGCCGAGCTGGGCTGGCTCTTGCAGTGCGCCACGTACATGGGCGAGCTGAGCCGGATGACCCAATTCAAAGACAAGTCGAGCGGCAAATCGGCGGTCCATGTCGGGCTGTTTACCTATCCGGTCTTGATGGCCGCGGACATTCTGCTCTACGATACGACCCATGTGCCGGTCGGGGAGGACCAGAAGCAGCATATCGAACTGACGCGGGATATCGCGGAGCGCTTCAATCACCGCTACGGGGAGGTTTTTGTGATCCCGGAGGCGGAGATTCAAGCGTTCGGCGCCCGGATTATGGCCTTGGACGACCCCAGCAAAAAAATGTCGAAGTCGGCGGAAAGCGAGGCGAGCCGGATCGCGATACTGGAGCCGGTCGACGTGTTCCGCAAAAAGATCATGCGTGCCGTCACCGATACGGACAACGAGATCCGCTTTGATCCCGAGCGCAAGCCAGGCATCTCCAATTTGCTGACCATTTACAGTCTGTTTGCCGACGAGCCGGTTGAGTCGCTGGTCGAGCGGTATGCAGGACAAGGCTACGGCACGTTGAAAAAGGATCTGGTGGAAGTGATGAGCGAGAAGCTGGGTGCGATTCAGCGCCGCTATGAACAGTGGAACGACGAGGCGGAGCTGGACCGGATTCTCGCCCGCGGCGCGGAAAAAGCGCGCTCTTTGGCAGAACAAACGCTGAACCGCGTCAAGGACGCGATGGGCCTGGTCCGCTTCTCGTGA
- a CDS encoding serine hydrolase, whose product MFQRIGETVASLVEAAGGTWGIVLERLGTGESWCLNGDRPFYAASLIKVPIMVAVFADVEEKKYALADRLPVRQEDMVGGAGVLQHLTPGETYPIHDLVTLMIIQSDNTATNILIDHVGRERIRAIMKKAGMQNSRFYNKLMVIPAELEGTNQVTAADMAELFRRLAGGRIISYDSCLRMIAILKRQQIRQSLPLYLPEPDAELIGAPPLWELAHKTGSVRSIEHDVGILYVGRDAFLLSILSQDVPSQLARDTIGRICLAVYESAGR is encoded by the coding sequence TTGTTTCAGCGTATCGGAGAGACGGTCGCATCGCTCGTCGAAGCAGCGGGCGGCACGTGGGGAATCGTGTTGGAACGGCTGGGAACCGGCGAAAGCTGGTGCTTGAACGGCGACCGGCCGTTTTATGCGGCCAGCCTGATCAAGGTCCCGATCATGGTGGCAGTTTTCGCCGATGTCGAAGAGAAAAAATATGCGCTCGCGGATCGGCTGCCCGTCCGGCAGGAAGACATGGTGGGAGGCGCGGGTGTGCTGCAGCACCTGACACCCGGGGAGACGTATCCGATCCACGATCTGGTCACCCTGATGATCATCCAGAGCGACAATACGGCGACCAACATTCTGATCGACCACGTCGGCCGGGAACGGATCCGCGCCATCATGAAAAAGGCGGGCATGCAAAACAGCCGCTTTTACAACAAATTGATGGTGATACCCGCCGAGCTGGAGGGCACCAATCAGGTCACGGCTGCCGATATGGCGGAACTGTTCCGCCGGCTGGCCGGCGGCCGCATCATTTCCTACGACAGTTGCCTGCGGATGATCGCCATTTTGAAGCGGCAGCAGATCCGGCAAAGTCTGCCCCTCTATCTGCCGGAACCGGATGCGGAGCTGATCGGCGCACCGCCGCTTTGGGAGCTGGCGCACAAAACAGGCAGCGTCCGCAGCATCGAGCATGACGTCGGCATCCTCTATGTCGGCCGAGACGCTTTTCTCCTCTCCATCCTTTCGCAAGACGTGCCGAGCCAGCTGGCTCGCGACACGATCGGCCGGATCTGTCTCGCGGTGTACGAGTCAGCGGGCCGCTGA
- a CDS encoding peptide ABC transporter substrate-binding protein — protein MRKVRWKSWCIALVCSVVMAGCSGQQASPPTSGDSSQTAAPQETAAEQTLKINMVSEPTTIDPGLAQDLPSMAVARAAFDGLLRLGTDGEIHEAVAERYDVSPDQLTWTFHLRDSKWSNGDPVTAHDFEYAWKRVLDPATGSGYAYQMYYLKNGAKAHSGEVPLDEVGVKATDDKTLVVTLENPAPFFPQLVASVTYFPVNRNVVQANPQWANEADTYVVNGPFVIKEWEHKSKIEFAKNENYWGKDQVKLSAMTFYMIEDANTELNMFQNGELDWAGSPLGDLPLDAMQALKDSGQLKTQATAGTYWYVFNTEKVPFNNKKIRQALAYAINRQQIVDNILMGKGDVALGILPPSMWFKPEGHFPDGDVETAKKLLAEGMQELGISELPELEILYNTSEVHQRIATVIQDQWRQAFGIEVKLRNVENKVRNEELEQGNFQIGRSSWIGDFNDPINFLEVFRDVGGTNDTRWHNETFKQLLLDSAKEPDKAARNKLLAEADAILMEEMPVVPIYYYTYAWVQKDSVKDVVIDALGFIDFKYASNAQ, from the coding sequence ATGCGGAAGGTTCGTTGGAAGTCATGGTGTATCGCGCTTGTGTGCAGTGTCGTGATGGCAGGTTGTTCGGGCCAGCAGGCTTCCCCGCCAACTTCCGGTGACAGCTCGCAAACGGCGGCACCGCAAGAGACAGCGGCGGAGCAAACCTTGAAGATCAACATGGTGTCCGAACCGACCACGATCGATCCGGGGCTCGCGCAGGACTTGCCGTCGATGGCCGTTGCGCGTGCCGCATTTGACGGACTGCTGCGGCTCGGCACGGACGGCGAGATTCACGAAGCAGTAGCGGAGCGTTACGACGTTTCGCCAGACCAGCTGACCTGGACCTTCCATCTGCGTGACAGCAAGTGGAGCAACGGTGATCCGGTCACAGCACATGACTTTGAGTACGCCTGGAAGCGTGTGCTCGATCCAGCCACGGGTTCCGGCTATGCGTACCAAATGTATTACTTGAAAAACGGGGCCAAAGCGCACAGCGGCGAAGTACCGCTGGACGAAGTGGGAGTAAAGGCTACCGACGACAAGACGTTGGTCGTGACGCTGGAGAATCCGGCTCCCTTTTTCCCGCAGTTGGTCGCTTCCGTCACCTACTTCCCGGTTAACCGGAACGTCGTCCAGGCGAACCCGCAGTGGGCAAACGAAGCGGACACCTATGTGGTCAACGGTCCCTTCGTCATCAAGGAGTGGGAGCACAAGTCGAAGATCGAATTCGCGAAGAACGAAAACTATTGGGGCAAGGATCAGGTCAAGCTTTCCGCGATGACGTTTTACATGATTGAGGACGCCAATACGGAGCTGAACATGTTCCAAAACGGCGAGCTCGACTGGGCCGGTTCGCCGCTGGGCGACCTGCCGCTCGACGCGATGCAGGCGCTGAAGGATTCGGGTCAGCTCAAGACCCAGGCGACGGCCGGTACGTATTGGTACGTGTTCAACACGGAAAAGGTGCCCTTCAACAACAAGAAGATTCGCCAGGCGTTGGCCTATGCGATCAATCGGCAGCAGATCGTGGACAACATTTTGATGGGCAAAGGCGATGTTGCGCTGGGGATCCTCCCGCCATCCATGTGGTTCAAGCCGGAAGGCCATTTTCCGGACGGAGATGTGGAAACGGCGAAAAAACTGCTGGCGGAAGGCATGCAGGAATTGGGGATCAGCGAACTGCCGGAACTGGAGATCCTGTACAACACCAGTGAGGTGCATCAGCGCATCGCCACGGTGATCCAGGATCAGTGGCGCCAGGCGTTTGGCATCGAAGTGAAGCTGAGAAACGTGGAAAACAAAGTGCGCAACGAAGAACTGGAGCAGGGGAACTTCCAGATCGGCCGTTCCAGCTGGATTGGCGACTTTAACGATCCGATCAACTTCCTGGAAGTCTTCCGCGACGTAGGTGGCACCAACGACACCAGGTGGCACAATGAAACATTCAAACAGCTGCTCCTCGATTCGGCGAAGGAGCCGGACAAAGCAGCGCGCAACAAGCTGCTGGCAGAAGCGGATGCCATCCTGATGGAAGAAATGCCGGTCGTGCCCATCTACTACTACACCTACGCCTGGGTGCAGAAAGACAGCGTCAAGGACGTGGTGATCGACGCGCTGGGCTTTATCGACTTCAAATACGCGTCCAATGCGCAGTAA